A window of Ranitomeya variabilis isolate aRanVar5 chromosome 2, aRanVar5.hap1, whole genome shotgun sequence contains these coding sequences:
- the TRIM32 gene encoding E3 ubiquitin-protein ligase TRIM32, with translation MAVAPFVNVDGLREVLECPICMETYNEEQLRPKLLQCGHTICKQCLEKLLASTINGVRCPFCSRVTRVTNSSQLTDNLTILKIMNTAELGQSVTGLMCKMCNQRLPRRYCKNCALVICDLCGEEAHPPPDHIVLSMAEAANERRHSFQEKLTNLRQAIQDLQKRKSSLDSISSHVKSKYKLVMQDYSKEEINVQEELARSRKHFTSSLYEVEKLNNLVLDEHAYLLNIAEVQIVSRCDYLMLKIKQSDSALLEESVEEEEPNLVANLPQNLTLQDVEFLKVGHVGPVQVGQVVKKPYNVNLEDPNQDEFPMTMSNDVEALSEDMSNVQPCTSTPVVQLADTACSLQHCQFLRKMGSKGNMPGMFNLPVSIHVTSLGEVLVADRGNCRIQVFNRKGFLREIRRSPTGIDTFVLSFLGADLPNLIPLSVTINCHGLIGVTDNYDNSVKIYTMEGHCIACHRSQLSKPWGIAAMPSGQFVVTDVEGGKLWCLTVDRSLGVVKYSRLCSAVRPKFVTCDQQGTVYFTQGLGLNLENRQYEHNLEGGFSIGSVGADGQLGRQISHFFSESEDFRCIAGMCVGARGDLIVADSGRKEILHFPKSGGYSVLIKEGLTCPVGVSLTPKGQLLVLDCWDHCIKIYSYHTRRYSSP, from the coding sequence ATGGCTGTGGCCCCATTTGTGAACGTAGATGGCCTTCGAGAAGTGCTTGAGTGCCCCATTTGTATGGAGACATACAATGAAGAACAATTGAGGCcaaaactcctccagtgtggtcaCACCATATGTAAACAGTGCCTTGAGAAGCTATTGGCCAGTACTATTAATGGAGTGCGCTGTCCTTTCTGCAGTCGTGTGACCCGCGTCACAAATTCATCTCAGTTGACTGATAATTTGACTATTTTGAAAATCATGAACACTGCAGAGCTGGGCCAATCTGTCACAGGTTTAATGTGTAAGATGTGCAACCAAAGACTGCCTCGGAGGTACTGCAAAAATTGTGCTTTAGTGATCTGTGACTTGTGCGGAGAAGAGGCACACCCTCCTCCAGACCACATCGTTCTCTCAATGGCCGAAGCTGCAAATGAACGTCGGCATAGCTTTCAAGAAAAGCTTACTAATCTTAGACAGGCTATTCAGGACCTTCAGAAAAGAAAATCCTCTCTAGACAGTATTTCCTCACATGTAAAGTCCAAATATAAATTAGTTATGCAAGATTACAGTAAAGAGGAAATCAATGTGCAAGAGGAGTTGGCTCGATCACGCAAGCATTTTACATCTTCTTTGTACGAGGTAGAAAAATTAAATAATCTGGTGTTGGATGAGCATGCATACCTTCTCAACATTGCAGAAGTACAGATTGTGTCAAGGTGTGATTATCTTATGCTAAAAATAAAACAGTCTGATTCAGCTTTATTGGAAGAGTCTGTCGAAGAAGAAGAACCCAACCTGGTAGCTAACTTACCGCAAAACCTTACATTACAAGATGTAGAGTTTCTCAAAGTGGGGCATGTTGGTCCTGTACAGGTGGGCCAAGTGGTCAAGAAGCCTTACAATGTGAATTTAGAAGATCCTAACCAAGATGAGTTTCCCATGACTATGAGCAATGACGTGGAGGCCTTGTCGGAAGACATGAGCAATGTTCAGCCTTGCACATCAACTCCCGTTGTCCAACTTGCAGATACTGCATGTAGCTTACAACACTGTCAGTTTCTAAGGAAGATGGGATCTAAGGGTAATATGCCAGGAATGTTTAATCTACCGGTCAGTATCCATGTGACTTCACTGGGAGAGGTGCTCGTTGCCGACAGAGGAAACTGCAGAATTCAGGTTTTCAACAGGAAAGGCTTCTTGAGGGAAATAAGGAGAAGTCCGACTGGAATTGATACTTTCGTACTAAGTTTCCTTGGTGCCGATCTTCCTAACTTGATTCCATTGTCGGTAACTATAAACTGCCATGGATTAATAGGTGTGACAGACAATTATGATAACTCTGTCAAAATATATACAATGGAAGGACACTGTATTGCTTGCCACAGAAGTCAATTAAGCAAGCCATGGGGAATCGCTGCCATGCCTTCAGGTCAGTTTGTTGTAACTGATGTGGAAGGAGGCAAACTGTGGTGTCTGACTGTAGATCGGAGCCTTGGAGTTGTCAAATACAGTCGTCTTTGTAGCGCTGTGCGGCCAAAGTTTGTAACATGTGACCAGCAAGGTACTGTATACTTTACCCAAGGACTGGGTCTGAACTTGGAAAATCGTCAGTATGAGCATAATCTCGAAGGAGGTTTCTCTATCGGCTCAGTTGGAGCAGACGGGCAGTTAGGCCGTCAAATCAGTCATTTTTTCTCAGAGAGCGAGGACTTTCGTTGTATCGCAGGAATGTGTGTTGGGGCACGGGGAGACCTAATTGTGGCTGATAGTGGACGGAAAGAAATTCTTCATTTTCCTAAAAGCGGAGGATACAGTGTCTTAATTAAAGAGGGCTTGACCTGTCCTGTTGGAGTATCTTTAACTCCTAAAGGGCAGCTGTTGGTGCTGGATTGTTGGGATCACTGCATTAAAATTTACAGTTACCATACACGCAGATATTCCTCGCCTTGA